One window of Solwaraspora sp. WMMA2056 genomic DNA carries:
- a CDS encoding S66 peptidase family protein: MSSSAPPQGSCRRPVSKVRPGDRVAVLSPSAGLAAVYPHVYELGLRRLRDQLGLVPVEYPSTRAAHASPADRAADVTAAFADPDIAAVLATVGGDDQLTVIRHLDDEVLRANPKPFFGYSDNTNLLHHLYQLHAQGAVAFHGGSVLVHLGRPGAMHPLTLASLRAALFTDDWYELVASPDYSDEPLDWSDLTAPGALESVTPPMTPATGWHWHIPTSPGPAVIEGPVWGGNLEIISWLAAADRLAPPSRFSGHVLLLETSQELPSDVEVYRMLRNLGERGLLAAFAAVLVGRAKAWDFGCRRTPSEKAAYAAAQRAAVLRAFTEYGSAVSPGGVVGGAGGGAGGGAGFGVGVDVGAGPVIVFDLDVGHTDPQLIVPIGGLARIDVAARRIHVHY, translated from the coding sequence ATGTCCTCTTCTGCTCCTCCGCAAGGGTCCTGCCGACGCCCAGTGTCGAAGGTGCGGCCGGGGGACCGGGTCGCGGTTCTGTCACCCTCCGCCGGGCTTGCGGCCGTCTACCCACATGTGTACGAATTAGGGCTACGTCGGCTGCGCGACCAGCTCGGCCTCGTGCCCGTGGAGTACCCCAGCACCAGGGCCGCGCACGCCTCACCGGCTGACCGCGCCGCCGACGTGACGGCCGCCTTCGCCGACCCGGACATCGCCGCCGTACTGGCCACCGTCGGCGGTGACGACCAGCTGACGGTCATCCGCCACCTCGACGACGAGGTGCTGCGGGCGAACCCGAAGCCGTTCTTCGGCTACTCCGACAACACCAACCTGCTGCACCACCTCTACCAGCTGCACGCTCAGGGGGCGGTCGCCTTCCACGGCGGCTCGGTGCTGGTGCACCTGGGCCGGCCGGGCGCGATGCACCCGCTGACTCTGGCCTCCCTACGTGCCGCCCTCTTCACCGACGACTGGTACGAACTCGTCGCCTCGCCGGACTACTCCGACGAACCGCTCGACTGGTCGGACCTGACCGCCCCTGGTGCCTTGGAGTCGGTGACACCGCCGATGACGCCGGCCACCGGCTGGCACTGGCACATCCCCACGTCCCCTGGCCCGGCGGTCATTGAGGGGCCGGTGTGGGGTGGGAACCTGGAGATCATCTCCTGGCTCGCCGCAGCAGACCGACTCGCGCCTCCTTCGCGCTTTTCCGGGCACGTCCTGCTGCTGGAGACCTCGCAGGAGCTGCCGTCGGACGTCGAGGTGTACCGCATGCTGCGCAACCTCGGTGAGCGCGGTCTGCTCGCCGCGTTCGCCGCCGTACTGGTCGGGCGGGCAAAAGCCTGGGACTTCGGCTGCCGCCGTACGCCGAGCGAGAAGGCTGCGTACGCCGCTGCCCAGCGGGCGGCCGTGCTGCGCGCCTTCACCGAGTACGGCAGCGCTGTCAGCCCTGGTGGTGTCGTGGGTGGTGCTGGTGGTGGCGCTGGTGGTGGCGCTGGTTTTGGGGTTGGCGTTGATGTTGGTGCTGGGCCGGTGATTGTGTTCGACCTTGACGTCGGGCACACCGACCCGCAGCTGATCGTCCCGATCGGCGGACTCGCCCGGATCGACGTCGCCGCCCGCCGCATCCACGTGCACTACTGA
- a CDS encoding DUF559 domain-containing protein → MSRAARIPRELRSAPFSGSRAVASGLATWQMLRGPTWRRLLPDVYVQATAFDADDHRMWCEAVAVKLPVGGAVSGLSAALLWGVDLHPRGGGPVHVTLPRSARLAAHPRLAISRRTLGPTDITVLFGGVPLTTEVRTAFDLVRLLPRADALAALDAMLHRRLLRVEALARYLDAHPRGRGIAQLRELVGLAEPRTESPMESRLRLLLHDAGLPRPTAQYEVRLPTGRFIARVDLAYPQWRIAIEYEGDHHRERTTFRRDISRYNALRAAGWLTLRFTADDVLRQSGQLTELVRQAITQQVG, encoded by the coding sequence ATGTCCCGCGCCGCCAGGATTCCGCGTGAGCTGAGGTCGGCCCCGTTCTCCGGTAGTCGTGCGGTCGCGTCCGGCCTGGCCACCTGGCAGATGCTGCGCGGACCCACCTGGCGACGGCTGCTTCCCGACGTCTATGTGCAGGCGACGGCCTTCGACGCCGACGACCACCGGATGTGGTGCGAGGCGGTGGCAGTGAAGTTGCCGGTCGGCGGCGCGGTCAGCGGACTGAGCGCCGCGCTGCTGTGGGGTGTCGACCTGCACCCCCGAGGCGGCGGCCCGGTGCACGTCACCCTGCCCCGCTCGGCCCGGCTGGCCGCGCATCCTCGGCTGGCGATCTCCCGTCGCACTCTCGGCCCGACCGACATCACCGTCTTGTTCGGCGGCGTACCGCTGACCACCGAGGTGCGTACCGCGTTCGACCTGGTCCGGCTGCTGCCCCGCGCCGACGCGCTCGCCGCACTCGACGCCATGCTGCACCGCCGCCTGCTGCGCGTCGAAGCCCTCGCCCGCTATCTGGACGCCCACCCTCGCGGACGTGGCATTGCTCAACTGCGCGAGCTCGTCGGACTCGCCGAGCCACGGACCGAGTCGCCGATGGAGTCCCGGCTGCGGCTGCTGCTGCACGACGCCGGACTGCCCCGCCCGACCGCGCAGTACGAGGTACGCCTGCCGACGGGACGGTTCATCGCCAGGGTCGATCTTGCCTACCCGCAGTGGCGGATCGCGATCGAGTACGAAGGCGACCATCATCGGGAGCGCACTACATTCCGCCGTGACATCAGCCGGTACAACGCGCTGCGGGCCGCTGGCTGGCTGACGTTGCGCTTCACTGCGGACGACGTACTCCGACAAAGCGGGCAACTCACCGAGCTGGTTCGACAGGCCATCACCCAACAGGTCGGTTGA
- a CDS encoding winged helix-turn-helix domain-containing protein: MSMPKYERVASAIRDQIHSGELRPGDQLPTTQRLIDHYGVSYGSVRTALLILKAEGLIEGRQGEGVFVREQSDR, from the coding sequence ATGTCCATGCCCAAGTACGAACGCGTGGCTTCCGCCATCCGGGACCAGATCCATTCAGGCGAGCTGCGTCCTGGTGATCAACTGCCGACGACGCAGAGGCTCATCGACCACTACGGCGTGTCGTACGGCTCGGTCAGGACAGCCCTGCTGATCCTCAAGGCCGAAGGTCTGATCGAAGGCAGGCAGGGCGAGGGTGTCTTCGTGCGGGAACAGTCGGATCGGTGA
- the mfd gene encoding transcription-repair coupling factor codes for MTALAGLLSAALADPALTRVRDLAKVATPDKDGLDVTAPPALRPFTVAAVAAQTTAGGAGRPVLAVTATSREADDLAAALGDLLPAGQVAVFPSWETLPHERLSPRSDTVGRRLAVLRRLAHPDADTGPTASGDATGQGPLRVVVAPVRSVLQPQLKGLGDLAPVQLSPGGEASLEETVDRLVGMAYARVDLVTKRGEFAVRGGILDVFPPTDEHPSRVEFWGDDVEEIRTFAVADQRTIEAVDQLWAPPCRELLLTEPVRQRAAELAQQHPELGEILDKLAEGIPVEGMESLAPALLDGTDSMELLLHCMPADTHVLLCDPERIRTRAHDLVRTSAEFLEASWAAAAVGGQAPIDLGAAAFRTLAEVRAVAATLDQPWWTLSPFGLAEADAGADAATDTAGVQPWEDAPAPVSVSPDAGDAVALAAVPAPLYHGETARVVDDLLRWTGDGWSVVLVFEGHGPAQRSVSVLRDAGLGATLTDTVPDAPKAGELVVTCGRVGNGFLAERARLAIVTGADISGGRGASTKDMRKMPSRRRNTIDPLELRAGDHVVHEQHGIGRYVELVQRKVNGADREYLVIEYAPAKRGQPGDRLFVPTDQLDQLSRYVGGEQPTLHKMGGSEWQKAKARARKAVREIAAQLIQLYAARKAAKGHAFGPDTPWQRELEDAFPYTETPDQLAAIDEVKGDMQQSTPMDRLICGDVGYGKTEIAVRAAFKAVQDGKQVAVLVPTTLLAQQHYNTFAERMAQFPVQIRQLSRFQTAKETEQTLHAAADGTADIVIGTHRLLQSATRFKQLGLVIVDEEQRFGVEHKEHLKSLRTSVDVLTMSATPIPRTLEMAITGIREMSTIATPPEERHPVLTAVGAYDDKQVAAAIHRELLRDGQVFYLHNRVESIDKAARRLRELVPEARVAVAHGQMGEDALEKVMVGFWEKEFDVLVCTTIVESGIDIPNANTLIVERADLLGLAQLHQIRGRVGRGRERAYAYFLYPREKPLTEHAHERLATIAQHTELGAGMYVAMKDLEIRGAGNLLGGEQSGHIEGVGFDLYVRMVGEAVQNFKGETPDDAETAEVKVDLPVDAHLPHDYIGVERLRLEMYRKLAGARDAAALQEIVAEMTDRYGEPPEQVGNLVAVARFRLLAKAYGLTDVSMQGKHVRFAPLVLPDSKQLRLKRYHPDAVYKSAADQVSVPRPTTRRIGGDPLRDQALLDWCAQLLRDLLGDPPTTGGVPSTDSARVGAPAGRGA; via the coding sequence ATGACCGCGCTCGCCGGCCTGCTCAGCGCCGCTCTCGCCGATCCCGCCCTGACCCGGGTACGGGACCTGGCCAAGGTTGCCACGCCAGACAAGGACGGGCTGGACGTCACCGCGCCGCCGGCGCTGCGCCCGTTCACGGTCGCGGCGGTGGCGGCACAAACAACCGCCGGCGGCGCGGGACGGCCGGTGCTGGCGGTCACCGCGACCAGCCGGGAGGCCGACGACCTGGCCGCCGCCCTCGGTGACCTGCTGCCGGCCGGTCAGGTGGCGGTCTTCCCCAGCTGGGAGACGTTGCCGCACGAGCGGCTGTCACCACGATCGGACACCGTCGGGCGGCGGCTCGCCGTGCTGCGCCGGCTGGCGCACCCCGACGCCGACACCGGCCCGACGGCCAGCGGTGACGCCACCGGGCAAGGGCCATTGCGGGTGGTCGTGGCACCGGTCCGCTCGGTACTGCAGCCGCAGCTCAAAGGGCTCGGCGACCTGGCGCCCGTCCAGCTGAGCCCGGGCGGCGAGGCCAGCCTGGAGGAGACCGTCGACCGGCTGGTCGGCATGGCGTACGCGCGGGTCGACCTGGTCACCAAGCGCGGGGAGTTCGCGGTACGCGGCGGCATCCTGGACGTGTTCCCGCCGACCGACGAGCACCCGTCCCGGGTCGAGTTCTGGGGCGACGACGTCGAGGAGATCCGTACCTTCGCCGTCGCCGACCAGCGCACCATCGAAGCCGTCGACCAGCTGTGGGCGCCGCCGTGCCGGGAGTTGCTGCTCACCGAGCCGGTGCGGCAGCGGGCCGCCGAGCTGGCGCAGCAGCACCCCGAACTCGGTGAGATCCTGGACAAGCTGGCCGAGGGCATCCCGGTCGAAGGCATGGAGTCCCTCGCCCCGGCCCTGCTCGACGGCACCGACAGCATGGAGCTGCTGCTGCACTGCATGCCGGCCGACACCCACGTACTGCTCTGCGACCCGGAGCGGATCCGCACCCGGGCGCACGATCTGGTCCGTACCTCGGCGGAGTTTCTCGAAGCCAGCTGGGCTGCGGCCGCCGTCGGTGGCCAGGCCCCGATCGACCTGGGCGCGGCCGCCTTCCGCACCCTAGCCGAGGTACGCGCGGTGGCCGCCACGCTCGACCAGCCGTGGTGGACGCTGTCCCCGTTCGGCCTGGCCGAAGCCGACGCCGGAGCCGACGCCGCGACCGACACCGCAGGCGTGCAGCCGTGGGAGGACGCACCGGCTCCGGTGAGCGTGAGTCCGGACGCCGGGGACGCGGTGGCGTTGGCCGCCGTTCCAGCGCCGTTGTACCACGGGGAGACCGCGCGGGTCGTCGACGACCTGCTGCGGTGGACCGGTGACGGCTGGTCGGTGGTGCTGGTCTTCGAGGGGCACGGGCCGGCGCAGCGCTCGGTCAGTGTGCTGCGTGACGCCGGGCTCGGCGCGACCCTCACCGACACCGTGCCGGACGCGCCGAAAGCCGGTGAGCTGGTCGTCACCTGCGGCCGGGTCGGCAACGGTTTCCTCGCCGAACGGGCCCGGCTGGCGATCGTCACCGGCGCCGACATCAGCGGCGGCCGGGGCGCGTCCACCAAGGACATGCGGAAGATGCCGAGCCGTCGGCGCAACACCATCGACCCGTTGGAGCTGCGCGCCGGCGACCACGTGGTGCACGAGCAGCACGGCATCGGCCGCTACGTCGAGCTGGTGCAACGCAAGGTCAACGGCGCCGACCGGGAGTACCTGGTCATCGAGTACGCCCCGGCGAAGCGTGGCCAGCCCGGCGACCGGCTGTTCGTGCCGACCGACCAGCTCGACCAGTTGTCCCGCTACGTCGGCGGTGAGCAGCCGACGCTGCACAAGATGGGCGGCTCGGAGTGGCAGAAGGCCAAGGCGCGGGCCCGCAAGGCGGTCCGGGAGATCGCCGCCCAGCTGATCCAGTTGTACGCGGCCCGCAAGGCCGCCAAGGGGCACGCCTTCGGGCCGGACACCCCGTGGCAGCGGGAGCTGGAGGACGCCTTCCCGTACACCGAGACGCCGGACCAGTTGGCGGCGATCGACGAGGTCAAGGGCGACATGCAGCAGTCGACCCCGATGGACCGGCTGATCTGCGGCGACGTCGGTTACGGCAAGACCGAGATCGCGGTACGGGCGGCGTTCAAGGCGGTGCAGGACGGTAAGCAGGTGGCGGTGCTGGTGCCGACGACGCTGCTCGCCCAGCAGCACTACAACACGTTCGCCGAGCGGATGGCCCAGTTCCCGGTGCAGATCCGGCAGCTGTCGCGGTTCCAGACCGCGAAGGAGACCGAGCAGACGCTGCACGCTGCCGCCGACGGCACCGCCGACATCGTCATCGGCACCCACCGGCTGCTGCAGTCGGCCACCCGCTTCAAGCAGCTGGGGCTGGTGATCGTCGACGAGGAGCAGCGGTTCGGGGTGGAGCACAAGGAGCACCTGAAGTCGCTGCGTACCTCGGTCGACGTGCTGACCATGTCGGCGACGCCGATCCCCCGGACCCTGGAGATGGCGATCACCGGCATCCGGGAGATGTCGACGATCGCCACCCCGCCGGAGGAGCGTCACCCGGTGCTGACCGCCGTCGGCGCGTACGACGACAAGCAGGTCGCCGCCGCGATCCACCGCGAGCTGCTCCGCGACGGCCAGGTCTTCTACCTGCACAACCGGGTCGAGTCGATCGACAAGGCGGCGCGGCGGCTGCGCGAGCTGGTGCCGGAGGCGCGGGTCGCGGTGGCGCACGGCCAGATGGGTGAGGACGCCCTGGAGAAGGTGATGGTCGGCTTCTGGGAGAAGGAGTTCGACGTCCTGGTCTGCACCACGATCGTCGAGTCGGGCATCGACATCCCGAACGCGAACACGCTGATCGTGGAGCGGGCCGACCTGCTCGGCCTGGCCCAGCTGCACCAGATCCGGGGCCGGGTCGGCCGGGGCCGGGAGCGGGCGTACGCCTACTTCCTCTACCCACGGGAGAAGCCGCTGACCGAGCACGCCCACGAGCGGCTGGCCACCATCGCGCAGCACACCGAGCTGGGGGCCGGCATGTACGTGGCGATGAAGGACCTGGAGATCCGGGGTGCCGGCAACCTGCTCGGCGGCGAACAGTCCGGCCACATCGAGGGTGTCGGCTTCGACCTGTACGTGCGGATGGTCGGCGAGGCGGTGCAGAACTTCAAGGGGGAGACGCCCGACGACGCCGAAACCGCCGAGGTCAAGGTCGACCTGCCGGTGGACGCGCACCTGCCGCACGACTACATCGGGGTGGAACGGCTGCGTCTGGAGATGTACCGCAAACTCGCCGGGGCCCGTGACGCCGCCGCCCTGCAGGAGATCGTCGCCGAGATGACCGACCGGTACGGCGAACCACCGGAGCAGGTCGGCAACCTGGTGGCGGTGGCCCGGTTCCGGCTGCTGGCCAAGGCGTACGGGCTGACCGACGTGTCGATGCAGGGCAAGCATGTCCGGTTCGCCCCGCTGGTGCTGCCCGACTCGAAGCAGCTGCGGCTCAAGCGCTACCACCCGGACGCGGTCTACAAGTCGGCCGCCGACCAGGTCAGCGTGCCCCGGCCGACGACCCGGCGGATCGGCGGGGACCCGCTGCGCGACCAGGCGCTGCTGGACTGGTGTGCCCAGCTGCTGCGCGATCTGCTCGGCGATCCGCCGACCACGGGTGGCGTACCGTCGACGGACAGTGCCCGGGTCGGTGCACCGGCCGGCAGGGGTGCGTGA
- a CDS encoding MazG family protein: protein MTARVVLLVTSPRLPAGLLTAQAWDTVRRFPVFAGADSELTTAISVAGGSPVTAPTPEPAEETLLAAAAAHGTAVWLAGPTGDEDLARRLGLRLAREPGLAELELMYGSWDPPGARLLDAVEVMDRLASPGGDPWKRQQTHDSLARYLLEESYEAYDAIAAGDLPALRDELGDVLLQVVLHARLAQELPEGERWDVDDVAGGLVAKMIRRNPHVFAGVPVDGVEEIVDNWEQIKAAERAAAGAASGSGAGDAPSPMDGIVYAQPALSLADKVLQRAGRAGVDVPLPEPDAAEDPSARLGAQLLALVAQARADGLDAEGALRRATLAYVAAVRTAAG, encoded by the coding sequence GTGACCGCCCGGGTCGTCCTGCTGGTCACCTCGCCCCGGCTGCCGGCCGGGCTGCTCACGGCACAGGCGTGGGACACCGTACGCCGGTTTCCGGTCTTCGCCGGTGCGGACAGCGAGTTGACCACGGCGATCAGCGTCGCCGGTGGCTCGCCGGTGACCGCCCCGACGCCGGAGCCAGCCGAGGAGACGTTGCTGGCGGCGGCCGCCGCGCACGGCACCGCCGTCTGGCTGGCCGGCCCGACCGGTGACGAGGACCTGGCCCGCCGGCTGGGGCTGCGGCTGGCCCGCGAGCCCGGCCTGGCCGAGCTGGAGTTGATGTACGGCTCCTGGGATCCGCCCGGGGCCCGGCTGCTCGACGCCGTCGAGGTGATGGACCGCCTCGCCTCACCCGGCGGCGACCCGTGGAAGCGGCAGCAGACCCACGACTCGCTGGCGCGGTATCTGCTGGAGGAGAGCTACGAGGCGTACGACGCGATCGCCGCCGGTGACCTGCCGGCGCTGCGTGACGAGCTGGGTGACGTGCTGCTGCAGGTGGTGCTGCACGCCCGGCTCGCCCAGGAGCTGCCCGAGGGGGAACGCTGGGACGTCGACGACGTGGCCGGCGGGCTGGTGGCGAAGATGATCCGCCGCAACCCGCACGTCTTCGCCGGTGTGCCGGTCGACGGTGTGGAAGAGATCGTCGACAACTGGGAGCAGATCAAGGCCGCCGAACGGGCCGCCGCAGGTGCCGCTTCCGGTTCCGGCGCCGGTGACGCCCCGTCACCGATGGACGGGATCGTGTACGCCCAGCCGGCGTTGTCGCTGGCCGACAAGGTGCTGCAACGGGCCGGGCGGGCCGGGGTCGACGTACCGCTGCCGGAGCCGGACGCGGCCGAAGACCCGTCGGCGCGGCTCGGTGCGCAGCTGCTCGCGCTGGTCGCGCAGGCCCGGGCCGACGGCCTGGACGCCGAAGGGGCGTTACGCCGGGCCACCCTGGCGTACGTCGCCGCCGTCCGCACCGCCGCCGGCTGA
- a CDS encoding signal peptidase II produces MSEQAGTDETIHEPTDGGTAARAPRQQRWTRRAPWLAFGIAATVLVVDQLTKMWAEATLTRGERTPLIGDALGIQLIYNPGAAFSMGENTTWVFTIAAAIGVGVTAWFAARARSRAWAVALGLVLGGAFTHLLDRLFREPSFGQGHVVDFIAYFDWFIGNVADIALFFGVVTFLTLELRGIRLRPDPAEKSAAAESSAGGGADGGDVRQGGPA; encoded by the coding sequence ATGAGCGAGCAGGCCGGCACCGACGAGACCATCCACGAACCGACCGACGGCGGTACGGCGGCACGCGCGCCCCGCCAGCAGCGGTGGACCCGCCGCGCCCCGTGGCTCGCCTTCGGCATCGCCGCCACGGTGCTCGTCGTCGACCAGCTGACGAAGATGTGGGCGGAGGCGACGCTGACCCGGGGCGAACGGACCCCGCTGATCGGCGACGCCCTCGGCATCCAGTTGATCTACAACCCGGGTGCGGCGTTCTCGATGGGCGAGAACACCACCTGGGTGTTCACGATCGCCGCCGCGATCGGGGTCGGCGTCACCGCCTGGTTCGCCGCGCGGGCCCGCTCCCGCGCCTGGGCGGTGGCCCTCGGCCTGGTGCTCGGCGGGGCGTTCACCCACCTGCTGGACCGGCTGTTCCGCGAGCCGTCGTTCGGGCAGGGCCACGTCGTCGACTTCATCGCGTACTTTGACTGGTTCATCGGCAACGTCGCCGACATCGCGCTCTTCTTCGGGGTCGTCACCTTCCTGACCCTGGAGCTGCGCGGCATCCGGCTGCGCCCCGACCCCGCCGAGAAGTCAGCGGCGGCGGAGTCGTCAGCCGGCGGCGGTGCGGACGGCGGCGACGTACGCCAGGGTGGCCCGGCGTAA
- a CDS encoding DUF4184 family protein, which yields MPFTGSHVAAVLPLTRTAWLVPSALVIGSMVPDLPYFLPLPVDATLTHSLVGVLTVDVILGLLAVAVWHGLLVHFLTVISPAPLRERLPPPAPRRPRSAHRVAMLVASLALGASTHVLWDSFTHDGMWGATHIDWLAESHFGTAGYRWAQRVSSVVGAAVVAVWLVRWWRTQPPAARSAATRPPPAGRLLVVSAWTTIGLAAAGGLALAAAGAQTPQRMVFLAVTYAGGAGLATVIVLAATAALPRAVRLLRHRDTPST from the coding sequence ATGCCGTTCACGGGTAGCCACGTCGCGGCGGTACTGCCGCTGACCCGGACGGCGTGGCTGGTCCCCTCGGCCCTGGTGATCGGGAGCATGGTCCCCGACCTGCCCTACTTCCTGCCGCTGCCGGTGGACGCGACACTGACCCACTCGCTCGTCGGTGTCCTCACCGTCGACGTGATCCTGGGTCTGCTGGCGGTCGCCGTGTGGCACGGGCTGCTGGTCCACTTCCTGACTGTCATCTCGCCGGCCCCGCTCCGCGAGCGCCTGCCGCCGCCCGCGCCCCGGCGGCCGAGGTCGGCGCACCGGGTGGCGATGCTGGTTGCTTCGCTCGCGCTCGGGGCGTCGACCCATGTGCTGTGGGACTCGTTCACCCACGACGGCATGTGGGGTGCCACGCACATCGACTGGCTGGCCGAATCGCACTTCGGCACGGCCGGCTATCGCTGGGCGCAGCGGGTGAGCAGCGTCGTCGGCGCGGCCGTCGTCGCGGTCTGGCTGGTCCGATGGTGGCGTACGCAGCCGCCTGCGGCCAGATCCGCAGCCACGCGACCGCCGCCGGCCGGTCGGCTGCTCGTCGTGTCCGCGTGGACGACGATCGGGCTCGCCGCCGCCGGTGGTCTCGCCCTGGCCGCCGCTGGCGCCCAGACGCCGCAGCGCATGGTGTTCCTGGCCGTCACCTATGCCGGCGGCGCAGGTCTGGCGACCGTGATCGTCCTCGCTGCCACCGCTGCGTTGCCTCGCGCCGTACGGCTCCTCCGCCACCGGGACACGCCTTCGACGTGA
- a CDS encoding NB-ARC domain-containing protein, whose amino-acid sequence MSAEHDRGGFGQLVSSLRVAAGLTQEELAERTGLSVRAVSDLERNRVARPRRATLTRLAAAFGLTEEELRRFRSVARPGTGPGVRQPLSVRPAQLPMDIPDFVGRSALVDEISAALATAGTSGSPVVYAFSGPPGVGKCTLAVHVAHRVRGHFPDGQIFADLGGVAATGPVTVGTLTAAVLRAFGVTGRELPDETAERVGLLRSVLADRRVLLVLDDAAAEEQVRAVLPGTAGGALLVTSRHPLAGLAGARFVTVGVLSPAESLALLGAITGVRRVSTDAAARDLTQHCGHLPLAVRVVGARLAVQPGAPIGRVCDQLAVESRRLDGLTAGDLGVRASISLSVDLLPVAARRALPLLTLLDAPTLTR is encoded by the coding sequence GTGTCGGCGGAGCACGATCGGGGCGGGTTCGGGCAGCTCGTCAGCTCGCTGAGGGTCGCCGCCGGCCTGACCCAGGAGGAGCTGGCCGAACGGACCGGGCTCAGCGTACGGGCCGTCAGTGACCTCGAGCGCAACCGCGTCGCCCGACCCCGTCGGGCGACGCTCACCCGGTTGGCGGCCGCGTTCGGGCTCACCGAGGAAGAGCTGCGGCGGTTCCGGTCCGTCGCCCGGCCCGGCACCGGACCCGGGGTACGGCAGCCACTGTCGGTGCGGCCGGCGCAGTTGCCGATGGACATTCCCGATTTCGTCGGCAGGTCGGCACTTGTCGACGAGATCAGCGCGGCACTGGCCACCGCCGGCACGTCCGGCAGCCCGGTCGTGTACGCCTTCTCCGGCCCGCCGGGCGTCGGTAAGTGCACGCTCGCCGTGCACGTCGCGCACCGGGTACGGGGGCATTTCCCGGACGGGCAGATCTTCGCTGACCTCGGTGGCGTCGCCGCGACCGGTCCGGTGACCGTCGGCACGTTGACCGCCGCCGTACTGCGCGCGTTCGGGGTCACCGGCCGGGAGTTGCCCGACGAGACGGCGGAACGGGTCGGCCTGCTTCGCTCCGTCCTGGCCGACCGGCGGGTGCTGCTGGTCCTCGACGACGCTGCGGCCGAGGAACAGGTCCGTGCGGTGCTGCCCGGCACCGCCGGTGGCGCGCTGCTGGTCACCAGCCGGCATCCGCTGGCCGGGCTGGCCGGCGCGCGATTCGTCACCGTCGGGGTGCTGTCCCCGGCGGAGTCGCTGGCGCTGCTGGGCGCGATCACCGGGGTGCGGCGGGTGTCGACCGACGCCGCCGCGCGAGATCTGACACAACACTGTGGACATCTGCCGCTCGCGGTACGGGTGGTCGGTGCCCGGCTGGCGGTGCAGCCCGGCGCACCGATTGGCAGGGTGTGTGACCAGCTCGCGGTGGAGTCGCGGCGGCTCGACGGCCTCACCGCCGGCGACCTCGGGGTACGGGCGAGCATCTCACTCAGCGTCGACCTGCTTCCGGTGGCCGCCCGCCGGGCGTTGCCGCTGCTGACGCTGCTCGACGCGCCGACGCTGACCCGGTGA
- a CDS encoding LysE family translocator yields the protein MTAAILAFLVFAVSASLSPGPNNLLMAASGSSRGFVRSVPAILGVSVGFLVLLLISATGAAAVLTGNDRLVLVLKLVGGAYLLYLAWKLATAPGVLVMPSDDDGRDARVPAAGQEAAADHPAAPTGDTGSARTVRRQAAAAPGWQVGFLHMLVLQFANPKAWAMALSTVVTFQPSFPGWGGFVLLCLLFTIVNLFANSAWALLGQGIGSFLDRPQRIRAFNVVAGVLLAASVLTIIL from the coding sequence ATGACCGCCGCCATCCTCGCGTTCCTGGTGTTCGCCGTCTCCGCTTCCCTGTCGCCGGGGCCGAACAACCTGCTCATGGCGGCGTCCGGGTCCAGCCGGGGCTTCGTCCGCTCCGTACCGGCCATTCTCGGCGTCTCGGTCGGATTCCTCGTCCTGCTGCTCATCAGCGCGACCGGCGCGGCCGCCGTACTGACCGGCAACGACCGGCTGGTCCTCGTCCTCAAACTGGTCGGCGGCGCATACCTGCTGTATCTCGCGTGGAAACTCGCGACCGCCCCGGGCGTTCTCGTCATGCCGTCCGACGACGACGGTCGGGACGCCCGGGTGCCAGCGGCGGGGCAGGAGGCCGCAGCGGACCATCCGGCGGCGCCGACCGGCGACACCGGCTCCGCCCGGACCGTCCGCCGGCAGGCGGCCGCCGCCCCCGGCTGGCAGGTCGGGTTCCTGCACATGCTGGTGCTGCAGTTCGCCAACCCCAAAGCCTGGGCGATGGCGCTGTCCACCGTCGTGACCTTCCAGCCGTCGTTTCCCGGCTGGGGCGGCTTCGTCCTGCTCTGCCTGCTGTTCACGATCGTCAACCTGTTCGCGAACAGCGCCTGGGCACTGCTCGGCCAGGGCATCGGATCGTTCCTGGACCGGCCACAGCGGATCCGGGCGTTCAACGTCGTGGCCGGCGTGCTGCTCGCCGCCTCGGTCCTGACCATCATTCTGTGA
- a CDS encoding cupin domain-containing protein, with product MTTVHEWFAPASTGPGSEVIPGYHGRFVHGEHLTVAHWTAVAGAEVPLHDHPHEQMVNCIRGSFEMRVGDQTFMMGPGDTVVIPGGVPHSALAHTDVYCIDVFHPVREDYRL from the coding sequence GTGACCACGGTCCACGAATGGTTCGCGCCGGCCTCGACCGGCCCGGGCAGCGAAGTCATCCCCGGCTACCACGGCCGGTTCGTGCACGGCGAGCACCTGACCGTGGCGCACTGGACGGCGGTCGCCGGCGCCGAGGTCCCGCTGCACGACCACCCGCACGAGCAGATGGTCAACTGCATCCGGGGCAGCTTCGAGATGCGCGTCGGCGACCAGACCTTCATGATGGGCCCGGGAGACACCGTCGTCATTCCCGGCGGCGTTCCACATTCGGCGCTCGCACACACCGATGTGTACTGCATCGACGTGTTCCATCCGGTCCGCGAGGACTACCGGCTCTAG